The Desulfatirhabdium butyrativorans DSM 18734 DNA window AAAGCGGCTTTTCATGGGAAACGGAACAAGATAGAACGTGAGAATCGGATAGAAAAGGATTCTCAAGCAATCAAGGATGCTCAGGTGAGTCCATCGGAGAATAGCGCGGAATGAGCTAATACCGCCCGTTTTCGAATCAGTTTAATTGATCTTGCTTAAAAATAAAAACCCCCTTGACCTTGCGTCGAGGGGGTTTTGTCGTTAAAAAAAGGTTTGGACACAAAAACGACTCGAAGCGATGTCGTCATAATTGATCTATCAGTGCTTACAAGGATTCTCGTACTCTTTAAGGGAAAGTTTTCCTTCTTCCAGAAGCACATACGTATAGGAATAAATCCATTGCCCGGTGTTGCAATACTGCTTGTCATCGATTGAAATCATATCCGGAAAATGGCTATGACCGAGTATGACAAGGTCATAGCCACAGTCTATCAAGGCAGTTCCGATCCTGCCCATTTTATCTTTGCTCTTCCGATTTCGATTTGTGTGATGTAAAAGGCGGCTGAATGAAGAAACAAATAAAGCGATCCGGATGCCTATCTCTCTTGGAATGATTTTCCAGTATCTGTGGCAGGAAGGGTTCCAGAGGATCAAGCGGATGAAACGGTGCAACCTGTTGCGATCGCAGAGGCGATCACCATGAGAGATGAACAGTCTTCTGTTTCCGAGCAATATTTCCGCACAAGGGGGATGCAGCTTCATCCCGGTTTCCTGAAAAAGGACACGTCCGAGGGAAAAATCGTGATTGCCGGGCACATAACTTAGGATGATGCCCGCCTTGGAAAGAGATTTCAAGGTGTTGACAAATGCCCTGTATTCAGGGCGTATCCATTGGCCGTATTCAATCCAGAAATCGAACATATCCCCAAGAAAAAAAATCTGATCCACCCTCCCCACAAGTGAGCTTAAAAAATTCAGCAAAACTTTGTCTCTGTGTTGTGCTCCTGAAATATTAGCCCCCAAATGGGCATCGGAGAGAAAGACGAATCGATTGCTTTTCATGTTATACCGACCGGATATCTCCCATCAAGCGAAGGACATAAGGGAGGATACCCCCGTACTGATAGTAGGCTACTTCGATGGGAGAATCCAATCGGGCTTTTACTGAAAAGGAGTGAGTCTTGCCTTGACCAGAGGTCGCGACAACCTGAATCCCTTTTCCAACAGATAGCTTGGAACCAATACCTTGTAGGGAAAAAGTTTCCGTTCCGTCGAGGCCAAGCGTTGCGGCATTCTGGCCTGGCAAAAATTCCAAGGGCAATACACCCATGCAGACCAGATTGCTTCTGTGAATCCTTTCGAAGCTTTCTGCAATAACGGCCTTTATACCGAGAAGCAGGGTGCCTTTTGCCGCCCAGTCCCGAGAGCTACCGGTGCCGTATTCTTTACCTGCCAGAACGATCAGTGGCGTTCCCACAGATGCATATCGAATCGAGGCATCATAGATCGATGTTACTTCTCCTGTCGGAAGGAACCGGGTGTAGCCTCCCTGAATTCCGGGGACGAGCTTGTTCTGCAAACGGATATTGGCAAATGTCCCACGCACCATAACATCATGATTGCCTCTTCTTGAACCATAAGAATTGAATGATTCCGGAGAAATATTCTTCGATAGAAGGAATTGACCGGCAGGGCTATCTACCGGAATGGCACCGGCAGGTGAAATATGATCGGTGGTAATCCCGTCTCCCAAAAATGCGATTACCCTCGCATCCGCAATATCACCGGGGATTTGATTCTCATGGCTTGACGAACGAAAAAATGGCGGTTTCTGAATGTAAGTCGACGAGGTATCCCATGCATAGCGTTCATCAGAGGGTACAACCAGATTTTGCCATTCTTCAGAACCGTCAAATACCAAACGGTAGGCTTGAGCGTAGAGATCAGGATGGATCGACTGTTGGACAATGGACTCAATCTGCTCATCTTCCGGCCAGATATCCTTCAAAAAGATTGGCTTACCCTGCGGGTTGATGCCAATCGGTTCATTGAGCAGGTCGATACGTATCGTTCCTGCCAGAGCAAAGGCGATGACGAGTGGTGGTGAAGCCAAAAAATTGGCTTTTGTGAGTGGATGAATCCTTCCCTCAAAATTCCGATTTCCGGATAAAACGGAAGCCACCACGATTTCATGCTTTTCAATGGCTTTTGCAATTGCATCTGGCAGGGGACCGCTATTGCCGATGCAAGTCGTACATCCATAAGCGGCGACGTAAAATCCGAGCTTTTCAAGATAGGGTAGCAGGCCCGCATTCCGGAGGTAATCGGTAGCGACTCTGGAGCCAGGTGCGAAGCTGGTTTTCACCCAAGGTTTGACAGATAAACCGGCTTGAACGGCATTTCTGGCCAACAATCCGGCTGCGATGAGCGTGGAAGGATTGGACGTGTTTGTGCAACTGGTGATTGCAGCAATGACAACGGAGCCGTGATTCAAATGAAAAGCGCTGCCCTCGTGAACGACCGGAATGCCCGATATTTCTTTTGCTTCGCAAATGCGAAGTTTTTCAGAATCGATATTTTTGGGTATGGGCCTTCCACCTTCCTGCTCCCAGTGGGATTGGGTGAGAATATGTTCTGTTGCTGGAGAAGGCAGTGGACAGGCGCCATCAAGCGTTGAATTGATACGATGCTTCAGCTCTGTGAGAGGGATTCGCTCTTGTGGCCGCTTGGGGCCAGCCACGCATGGCAGGACGGTGGACAGGTCAAGTTCGACCGTTCGGGAAAATAAAGGCTCCCGGGAACCGATGTCGCGGAATAAGCCTTGCTGACGACAATAGCACTCAACCAGTTTGAGTGTATGTGCATCACGGTGAGTGAGACGCAGGTAGTCGATGGTCTTTTGATCGACAGGGAAAAAACCGGCTGTTGCTCCGTATTCCGGCGCCATATTGGCAATGGTGGCGCGATCTTCGACGCGCAGCCCCTCGAGGCCAGGTCCAAAAAATTCGACGAATTGACCGACAACGCCAGTTTGCCGAAGAAGTTGCGTAATGGTAAGGACGAGATCCGTTGCCGTAACTCCCGAAGGGAGGCGCCCGGTCAGTCGCAAACCGACGACTTTTGGGGTGAGCAGATAATATGGCGAGCCGAGCATGACGGCTTCAGCTTCTATGCCGCCAACCCCCCAACCCAGAACACCGAGACCGTTCACCATGGTGGTATGCGAATCAAGTCCGACAACTGTGTCGGGGTAAGAGATGGTTCTACCAGCAAGCGATTTGGTAAATACAACTCGGGCTAAATATTCGAGGTTGACCTGATGGCAGATTCCAGTTGCAGGCGGGATAACGGTAAAATTGCGAAACTGATTTTGTCCCCATTTCAGAAAGGTATACCTTTCGGCGTTTCGTTGAAATTCCAGAATCGCGTTTTGGCGGAAGGCTTCAGGACCGCCGAAGGCATCGATCTGAACAGAATGATCGATGATCAGTTCGGCAGGGATTATCGGATTGATTCGCTGGGGATCATCGAACAAATCTTTCGCGGCATCACGCATGCCGGCCATATCTACGATGGCTGGCACGCCAGTGAAATCCTGCAGCAAGACCCTGCTCGGGAAAAAAGGGATTTCAAAAGGAGGCTGAGACGGACTCCATTGGCAAAAGCGCCGGATATCGTTGGAAGTGATGATGGTACCATCTTCGTTTCTCAACAGATTTTCCAGAAGGATGCGCAAACAAAACGGCATCGTCTCGATATCCATCCCCAAACGAACCGCAACCTCGGGTAAGCTGAAATAGAGATATTCCCGATCTTCACAAGGAAATGATTTGAGGACATTGAAGGAGTTGGCGGATGGTTTGGTCATATTGATCTCCAATAATGAATTTTGTTTGTGGCTTAGGGTGCAACAAAGGGTCGCTCATGGAATCGCCGATGAGAGCACAGCATGGAAAAAGATTGGATTTCGATGGAAGCGGTTCAGTCCGCGTCACATGGAACGAATACATTGCCAAGTCCGCCAGGATATTGACGGGTCGAGACGTTTTCCGCAATTTGATTCTACAGTTTTCCATGGTAAAAGATTTCGTCTTGAGGATCAAGATGCTCAAACAGAAAAGTGCAATTACAGAGGAATGAGAAGATGAACGATGGATCCGTGTATCCTGGAAAATCGAGGAGCAGCATCAGGATCAATGGCGGCATCAGGAAGGTATTCGATTCAGCGTAAGAGCAACCAGCCATGCGGCGCGTGATTTGCGGGTAAAACGAAGTGTTTGCCCGAGTCAGAGGAGTGGTCTGACCGTATTCATATATTATCACTAAAATTGAATGTAAATGAACCAAAAAAGATATGGTTATATGATATCGGGTTATAAGGATATTTATATATAATGTATTCATATGGATGCTGTAGATTCTTATAATAAGGATCGATATCCATCCTTTTTGTTCTGTTGCTATTTATTTATTGTTATCTGACATTGTTATTGTTGACACTATTAAACTGGATAATTACATCATTTTTATGTAGATAAACTATAATCGTATATACCATTATACCAATCAGCATAAATTCTGCTATATTAATTAGATAATTATTACATATATGTGATGGCTTTATTACACATAGGTTATGTTTCCTAATATAAAAGGACGTTTGTAAATATCTATTTGACATCGTGAAAACGCTCCTATAAAAGGGCAAAAAGCCTTCCGAATTTCCAATAGAAATGACCCAAAATGGATCCATTATAGGCTCCATTGAGAATTTGTACTCGCTCCTTTTTCTGATTCAGGGTAGTCCTTGAACGGCAGCTTCGGACAACCGGGATATGACTGCCCCGCTTGTTGCAAATTGAATTTCTTTGCGAGACAGTGCCGAAGGCAATGGTTCAGCAATGGTTCAATAGAAGGACTATTTTGAAAATCGCTTGAAATGGTCCGAAGATCTTTTACCGAAGGAAGAGCATCATGGGGAAAATCCGCTCTCGTATAACCAAAATCTCCGTCCTGGCTTTCATCTTCACAGGTTTTGTCGCGGTATGGTTTGCTGCGGCCAAAGTAGCCATCCCGAACTCGCCGGACTTGATCCGGGCAGATGTCATTGCTATTGATACGATGACAACTTTTGGGAAGTTGCAGCGCCCGATCGTCTATTTTCCCCACGATCTGCATACGAATGCCCTCAAACAACAGCAGAAAGACTGCTCGGTATGCCATCTTGCTGAAAAGGACAGGCTTTCGCTGAAGTTCAAGCGGCTCACGGATGGATCGGCCGAAATGGTGATGAATACATACCATGAGCAGTGTATTTCCTGCCATCGCCGGACTGCCGAAGATAAGATGAAATCCGGTCCTGTCACCTGCGGCGCTTGCCACAGCGAAATCCCAAAGTATTTCTCGAATCGCAAGCCCATGGGGCTTGATAACTCCTTGCATGCCCGCCATACAAAAGCCCTCGAAAACAAATGCGAATTGTGCCATCACGAATACGACGCCCAGGCCAAAAAACTGATCTATGTCAAAGAAAAAGAGGGGACCTGCCGGTATTGTCATCAACAGACTACCCAGGAAAACCGGATTGCCTACCCCATTGCCGCCCATATTGCCTGCATTGACTGTCATCGTAAGACCGAGGCAACCGGCAAGAAGGCAGGGCCTGTGCAGTGCGCCTCCTGCCACGATCCATCCGCCCAGGCCAAAATCGAGAAGCAGAAGGAGATTCCAAGACTCAACCGCAAGCAACCCGATACCGTATTGCTCAAGACATCGAAGGAAGCAACGCTCCAAGACGCCAAACTTGCCTTTGTTCCATTTGATCACAAGGCCCATGAAACCTATTCGGATACATGCCGTGTTTGCCATCACAAGCAGATGAGCAATTGTATCGTTTGCCATACCCTTGGTGGTACAAAAGACGGGAAATTCATAACCCTCGAAAAGGCAATGCACGCGAGAAATGACGCCGCTTCCTGTATGGGGTGCCACGATCTGAAAAAGGCCGATATTGCCTGTGCCGGATGCCACACACCGATGGCTCAGAAAAGGCTGTCCGAGGCGCTATGTATTCAGTGCCATCAGGCAGATCGTCGCTCACTGGATACCCAATTGCAGCCCATCGAAGATGCAGTGCTTGCAAAATCTCTTCTGGAAGCACGCAAACCCGTGCCGGCAGTTCTAAATGAGCAGATGATGAAAGATGTACCGGAAAAGATCGTCATTCAAGCACTTTCCGACAAATATCAGCCGGTCGATTTCCCGCATCGAAAAATTGTGATCACGTTGCTGAAAAATACAGGAAACAGCAAGTTGGCCGGTTATTTTCACCAGAGTACGCTGACGCTTTGCCAGGGATGTCATCACAACAGCCCGGCCTCTGTTACCCCGCCGAAATGCCAAAGCTGCCACAGCGTACAGCCAAGATCCGATACGATTTCCAAACCCGCCTTGATGGGGGCTTACCATATTCAGTGTATGGGATGTCATCAGAACATGGCCATGGAACACCCGATGGGATGTACCGAATGCCACAAGGAAAAACCCCATTGATCGCGTATGCGGAACATGATTTCCTATTCCGGTAAATTGTAGAGGTCAACACATGTCCTTATCACGTCGAAAATTTCTGGGTTGGATGGGTGCCGCAGGAACCGGAACTCTGCTCAAAAATTCATCTGCAAATGCGGCATCGAATGCCTATTTTTCCGGATATCCGAACAGTTATGCCATATTGCATGACATCACCCGCTGTGTCGGATGCCGATCCTGTGAAGCAGCATGCAACAGCGTCAACGAACTGCCGGTACCTGAAAAGCCATTCGCGGATCTGTCGGTTCTTGAAACCAGGCGCAGGACGACGGCAAAAGCCTACACGGTGGTCAACAAATTTTCATCGGTTGCTAAACCGGATCAAAGCGTCTATGTGAAAAAGCAGTGCAACCATTGCCTGGAACCTGCCTGCGCCTCTGCATGTTTTGTGCGGGCCTTCAAAAAAACGCCCGAAGGCGCCGTCACCTACGATGCCAGCGTCTGTGTCGGATGCCGTTACTGCATGATCGCCTGTCCTTTTGAAATTCCGGCTTATGAATATGACAAAGCCCTCGAGCCCCGTGTCATGAAATGCACGATGTGTTATCCCCGCATTCAGAAGGGACTTCTGCCGGGTTGTGTCCAAGCTTGCCCGAAAGAAGCCCTGACTTTCGGAAAACGAAAAGATATTTTGAAAATTGCCAGAGATCGTATCGGCAATCATCCAGATCGCTATATCGATCACATTTATGGCGAACGAGAAATGGGCGGAACCAGTTGGCTCTACCTTTCGGGGGTTCCTTTCTCCTCGATTGGGATGCGCGAAGACCTGGGCGTCACACCGGCGCCGGAGCTCACGTCGGGCGCGCTCGGTGCTGTACCCATTGTGGTTGGGTTGTGGCCTGTGTTGCTGACCGGCATTTATGCCATCTCCAGACGCAAAGAAAAGGTTGCGGAAGCGGAAAAGCGGGAAGCCGTCGATATGGCTGTGGCGGAGACGCGCAGAGAAGCAGCTTCCCAATTGGATGCCGCCCTGGATAAAGCCAGAAAGGAAAGGGACAGCGCTGTGCAGCAGGCTGTGAAAAAAGCCTTGGAGGATGCCAAAAAGGCGCAACAGGAGGAAACATCCTGATGTCTGAATCAACTGCCATTGCCAAAAAACCCGTTTTTACCCCCTTCAACCTGCTTGCCGGCATCATCGTGGCGATTGGTCTGCTCATCACGGTATTGCGGTTTACGGGTGGGTTGGCTGCCGTCACGAATCTGAGCGATGACAATCCCTGGGGAATCTGGATCGGATTCGATCTGCTCTGCGGGGTTGCCCTGGCTGCCGGTGGGTATGTCACCTCTGCTGCCGTATACATTTTTGGGTTGAAACGCTACCATAGTGCGGTTCGCCCCGCCATTTTGACCGGGTTTTTGGGGTATGCCCTGGTCGTTTTCGCGCTGCATTACGATGTGGGGCGGCCCTGGCGGCTGCCGTACCCGTTTGTCGTTCAGCAGGGTACGACCTCCCTGCTTTTCGAAGTGGGGGCCTGCGTGGCGTTGTATCT harbors:
- a CDS encoding UDP-2,3-diacylglucosamine diphosphatase, yielding MKSNRFVFLSDAHLGANISGAQHRDKVLLNFLSSLVGRVDQIFFLGDMFDFWIEYGQWIRPEYRAFVNTLKSLSKAGIILSYVPGNHDFSLGRVLFQETGMKLHPPCAEILLGNRRLFISHGDRLCDRNRLHRFIRLILWNPSCHRYWKIIPREIGIRIALFVSSFSRLLHHTNRNRKSKDKMGRIGTALIDCGYDLVILGHSHFPDMISIDDKQYCNTGQWIYSYTYVLLEEGKLSLKEYENPCKH
- the acnA gene encoding aconitate hydratase AcnA, with the translated sequence MTKPSANSFNVLKSFPCEDREYLYFSLPEVAVRLGMDIETMPFCLRILLENLLRNEDGTIITSNDIRRFCQWSPSQPPFEIPFFPSRVLLQDFTGVPAIVDMAGMRDAAKDLFDDPQRINPIIPAELIIDHSVQIDAFGGPEAFRQNAILEFQRNAERYTFLKWGQNQFRNFTVIPPATGICHQVNLEYLARVVFTKSLAGRTISYPDTVVGLDSHTTMVNGLGVLGWGVGGIEAEAVMLGSPYYLLTPKVVGLRLTGRLPSGVTATDLVLTITQLLRQTGVVGQFVEFFGPGLEGLRVEDRATIANMAPEYGATAGFFPVDQKTIDYLRLTHRDAHTLKLVECYCRQQGLFRDIGSREPLFSRTVELDLSTVLPCVAGPKRPQERIPLTELKHRINSTLDGACPLPSPATEHILTQSHWEQEGGRPIPKNIDSEKLRICEAKEISGIPVVHEGSAFHLNHGSVVIAAITSCTNTSNPSTLIAAGLLARNAVQAGLSVKPWVKTSFAPGSRVATDYLRNAGLLPYLEKLGFYVAAYGCTTCIGNSGPLPDAIAKAIEKHEIVVASVLSGNRNFEGRIHPLTKANFLASPPLVIAFALAGTIRIDLLNEPIGINPQGKPIFLKDIWPEDEQIESIVQQSIHPDLYAQAYRLVFDGSEEWQNLVVPSDERYAWDTSSTYIQKPPFFRSSSHENQIPGDIADARVIAFLGDGITTDHISPAGAIPVDSPAGQFLLSKNISPESFNSYGSRRGNHDVMVRGTFANIRLQNKLVPGIQGGYTRFLPTGEVTSIYDASIRYASVGTPLIVLAGKEYGTGSSRDWAAKGTLLLGIKAVIAESFERIHRSNLVCMGVLPLEFLPGQNAATLGLDGTETFSLQGIGSKLSVGKGIQVVATSGQGKTHSFSVKARLDSPIEVAYYQYGGILPYVLRLMGDIRSV
- the hmcA gene encoding sulfate respiration complex hexadecaheme cytochrome HmcA, yielding MGKIRSRITKISVLAFIFTGFVAVWFAAAKVAIPNSPDLIRADVIAIDTMTTFGKLQRPIVYFPHDLHTNALKQQQKDCSVCHLAEKDRLSLKFKRLTDGSAEMVMNTYHEQCISCHRRTAEDKMKSGPVTCGACHSEIPKYFSNRKPMGLDNSLHARHTKALENKCELCHHEYDAQAKKLIYVKEKEGTCRYCHQQTTQENRIAYPIAAHIACIDCHRKTEATGKKAGPVQCASCHDPSAQAKIEKQKEIPRLNRKQPDTVLLKTSKEATLQDAKLAFVPFDHKAHETYSDTCRVCHHKQMSNCIVCHTLGGTKDGKFITLEKAMHARNDAASCMGCHDLKKADIACAGCHTPMAQKRLSEALCIQCHQADRRSLDTQLQPIEDAVLAKSLLEARKPVPAVLNEQMMKDVPEKIVIQALSDKYQPVDFPHRKIVITLLKNTGNSKLAGYFHQSTLTLCQGCHHNSPASVTPPKCQSCHSVQPRSDTISKPALMGAYHIQCMGCHQNMAMEHPMGCTECHKEKPH
- the hmcB gene encoding sulfate respiration complex iron-sulfur protein HmcB; amino-acid sequence: MSLSRRKFLGWMGAAGTGTLLKNSSANAASNAYFSGYPNSYAILHDITRCVGCRSCEAACNSVNELPVPEKPFADLSVLETRRRTTAKAYTVVNKFSSVAKPDQSVYVKKQCNHCLEPACASACFVRAFKKTPEGAVTYDASVCVGCRYCMIACPFEIPAYEYDKALEPRVMKCTMCYPRIQKGLLPGCVQACPKEALTFGKRKDILKIARDRIGNHPDRYIDHIYGEREMGGTSWLYLSGVPFSSIGMREDLGVTPAPELTSGALGAVPIVVGLWPVLLTGIYAISRRKEKVAEAEKREAVDMAVAETRREAASQLDAALDKARKERDSAVQQAVKKALEDAKKAQQEETS